Proteins encoded by one window of Serratia nevei:
- a CDS encoding condensation domain-containing protein, translated as MKALTTMQAAYWVGRQSAPPLGGMAAHLYAEFDGGELDLARLRQAVDALYLHHPLLRLRITDDGRQTIAPPGPRHTLHLDDWRHADTATLAAALAAKRQAKSTQLLPLEQGVPCDISLSLLPEGRSRLHVDLDMIAGDAMSFRLLMEDLTAFYHQCPPIPSHDAPPAYFDHLAQRDADEAMRQRRERGQRWWRERLAQVPPAPRLLRTPDRCRSDRLAIQLDAEESRALENVAKRHHTSLSTLFLALFALAVGQGWNMTRFRLNVPLFHRESEREDAHRLIGDFSNLVLLGVELNPTENLSAFCRRLMTQLAELIEHADYPGVSVMRDLSRLHGSLQPSPVVFTAGFGIRGKTLFSERVTDTFGRLGWVISQGPQVALDAQVAHVDDGILINWDVRLDAFPEQVLPRLLTCYRALLHLAARQTAAFDRPLSHLLAQCTPDALAQQAPVRQVLHRLLARVAPEAGLRDHDDIHRLALPDAGVNALLTVLNKYLAAGLTAQDLAAHSSPAALAALICQRSPEAGRHAKTLLAALAPQH; from the coding sequence ATGAAAGCTTTGACCACGATGCAGGCCGCCTATTGGGTAGGCCGACAGTCCGCTCCTCCCCTCGGCGGCATGGCCGCCCACCTGTATGCGGAATTCGACGGCGGCGAGCTGGATCTCGCCCGACTGCGCCAGGCCGTCGATGCGCTGTACCTGCATCATCCGCTGTTGCGCCTGCGCATTACCGATGATGGCCGGCAGACGATCGCGCCTCCCGGCCCCCGGCACACCTTGCATCTCGACGACTGGCGGCACGCCGATACAGCGACGCTGGCAGCCGCGCTCGCCGCCAAACGCCAGGCAAAAAGTACCCAGCTGCTGCCGCTGGAACAGGGCGTGCCCTGCGATATCAGCCTGAGCCTGTTGCCGGAAGGGCGCAGCCGCCTGCATGTCGATCTCGATATGATCGCCGGCGATGCCATGAGCTTTCGCCTGTTGATGGAAGATCTGACGGCGTTTTATCACCAGTGCCCACCGATACCCTCCCATGACGCGCCGCCGGCCTACTTCGATCACCTCGCACAACGTGACGCCGACGAGGCGATGCGCCAGCGGCGCGAACGCGGCCAGCGTTGGTGGCGTGAGCGTCTGGCGCAGGTGCCACCGGCGCCGCGCCTGCTGCGCACGCCGGACCGCTGCCGCAGCGATCGCCTGGCCATACAGCTGGACGCAGAGGAAAGCCGCGCGCTGGAGAACGTCGCCAAACGGCACCACACCTCGCTCTCGACGCTGTTTCTCGCACTGTTCGCCCTGGCCGTCGGCCAGGGGTGGAACATGACGCGCTTTCGGCTCAACGTGCCGCTGTTCCACCGCGAGAGCGAACGGGAGGACGCGCATCGCCTCATCGGCGATTTCTCTAACCTGGTGCTGCTCGGCGTGGAGCTGAACCCGACGGAAAACCTGAGCGCCTTCTGCCGGCGCCTGATGACCCAGTTGGCGGAGCTGATCGAGCATGCGGATTACCCCGGCGTGAGCGTGATGCGCGATCTGTCGCGCCTGCACGGCAGCCTGCAGCCTTCGCCGGTGGTGTTTACCGCCGGTTTCGGCATCCGCGGCAAGACACTGTTTTCCGAACGGGTCACCGACACCTTCGGCCGTCTCGGCTGGGTCATCTCTCAGGGGCCGCAGGTGGCACTGGATGCGCAGGTCGCCCACGTCGACGACGGCATTCTGATCAACTGGGACGTGCGGCTCGACGCGTTCCCCGAGCAGGTGCTGCCACGCCTGCTGACCTGTTACCGGGCGCTGCTGCACCTGGCCGCGCGGCAAACGGCGGCGTTCGATCGCCCGCTGTCGCACCTGCTGGCGCAATGCACGCCCGACGCGCTGGCGCAGCAGGCGCCGGTGCGCCAGGTGCTGCATCGGCTGCTGGCGCGGGTGGCCCCCGAGGCCGGCTTGCGCGACCACGACGATATCCACCGCTTGGCCTTGCCGGATGCCGGGGTGAACGCGCTGCTGACGGTGCTCAACAAGTATCTGGCGGCGGGGCTAACGGCGCAGGATCTGGCGGCGCATTCCTCCCCTGCGGCGCTGGCGGCATTGATCTGCCAACGCTCGCCCGAGGCAGGAAGGCATGCGAAAACGCTGCTCGCCGCGCTGGCGCCGCAGCACTGA
- a CDS encoding TonB-dependent receptor, which translates to MGKHFAAQRHESVGNGEKAGLKAIGAFSSVFLGVCSLAIGNVNAAETKSNETYQDAETLLVTGEKIKRSIFDTGSSVQVFDSNRIASMPDAVQIPDLLRMTPNVVDLGIGNELPTVRGIDGSGPNVGANAFLSGTRPRLNLSLDGRSLTYNEQAFGPQSLWDLDRVEVFLGPQSYIQGRNAIAGAIVMASKDPTFEWESAFKGGAGNQHSSQLAAMASGPLVEDQLAFRVSVDRQRRRSEADLPAYAPVGDPREVEATTARAKLLFNPAGLRDLTTKLTFNHFGSTAPQNESLNPQPHPTNPRHDPRRAVFKSNMNSTIWDLAWEASDALTFENRVIYTDFNINRPTAYNIQYAEIDGQEVHVEPVVRFGGADSRLHGLAGLRYFHGTQDEFVNIFGGSTFKDKTDTHSAFAELTYALTPQVDVTAASRLEREHRRRDGGSQAVRIDFDETYTVFLPKLDVAWKPTDTQTYGAKIARGYNAGGGGITIGTPVVSYTYGSEYVWNYELYTRHHLKDANVVLTGNIFYNDYKDMQLPYSLGENSSVIRNADKVETYGAEIGATWQPRWDFELFGNLGLLKTDIKKFSGSGVEGHELARAPAYTANMGAKYQFLKGWELSSNVAFTDSYYSQYDNDSRGRIGSYWTANAQLAYTFDYGRATLYAKNLFDSDRREMVRSNDIYTATLQRGRLVGAAVELNF; encoded by the coding sequence ATGGGCAAGCATTTTGCGGCTCAACGGCATGAAAGCGTAGGAAACGGGGAAAAAGCGGGGTTGAAAGCCATTGGGGCGTTTTCCTCCGTATTTTTAGGGGTATGTTCACTGGCGATCGGTAACGTCAACGCGGCGGAAACCAAGAGCAACGAAACCTACCAGGACGCGGAAACGCTGCTGGTCACCGGTGAGAAGATCAAACGTTCCATTTTCGACACCGGCTCCAGCGTGCAGGTGTTCGACAGCAACCGCATCGCCTCGATGCCTGACGCAGTGCAGATCCCCGATCTGCTGCGTATGACCCCCAACGTGGTGGATCTGGGCATCGGCAACGAACTACCGACCGTGCGCGGCATCGACGGTTCCGGCCCGAACGTCGGCGCCAATGCCTTCCTCAGCGGCACCCGCCCGCGCCTCAATCTGTCGTTGGACGGCCGCTCGCTGACCTATAACGAACAGGCGTTCGGCCCGCAGTCGCTGTGGGATCTGGATCGCGTCGAAGTGTTCCTCGGCCCGCAAAGCTACATCCAGGGGCGCAACGCCATCGCCGGCGCCATCGTCATGGCCAGTAAAGATCCGACCTTCGAGTGGGAAAGCGCCTTCAAGGGTGGGGCCGGTAACCAGCACTCTTCACAGCTGGCCGCCATGGCGTCCGGCCCGCTGGTGGAGGATCAGCTGGCGTTCCGCGTCAGCGTCGATCGCCAGCGCCGCCGCAGCGAAGCCGATCTGCCGGCCTATGCGCCGGTGGGCGATCCGCGCGAAGTGGAAGCCACCACCGCCCGTGCCAAGCTGTTGTTCAACCCGGCCGGCCTGCGCGATCTGACTACCAAGCTGACCTTTAACCACTTCGGCAGCACCGCGCCACAGAACGAAAGCCTCAACCCGCAGCCGCACCCGACCAATCCGCGTCACGATCCGCGCCGCGCCGTGTTCAAAAGCAACATGAACAGCACCATCTGGGATCTGGCCTGGGAGGCCTCCGATGCGCTGACGTTTGAAAACCGCGTTATCTATACCGATTTCAATATCAATCGGCCGACCGCTTACAACATCCAATACGCCGAGATCGACGGCCAGGAAGTTCACGTAGAACCGGTGGTGCGCTTCGGCGGCGCGGACAGCCGCCTGCACGGGCTGGCAGGGCTGCGTTATTTCCACGGCACGCAGGATGAGTTCGTCAACATCTTCGGCGGATCGACCTTCAAGGATAAAACCGATACCCATTCGGCGTTCGCCGAGCTGACCTATGCGCTGACGCCGCAGGTGGACGTGACCGCCGCCAGCCGTCTGGAACGCGAACACCGTCGCCGCGACGGCGGCAGCCAGGCGGTGCGCATCGACTTCGACGAAACCTACACCGTGTTCCTGCCGAAGCTGGACGTGGCCTGGAAACCGACGGATACCCAAACCTACGGTGCCAAGATCGCCCGCGGCTATAACGCCGGCGGTGGTGGCATCACGATCGGTACGCCGGTGGTCAGCTATACCTACGGTTCCGAGTATGTGTGGAACTACGAGCTGTATACCCGCCATCACCTGAAAGACGCCAATGTGGTGCTGACGGGTAACATCTTCTACAACGATTACAAGGATATGCAGCTGCCTTATTCGTTGGGTGAGAACTCCAGCGTGATCCGTAACGCCGACAAGGTGGAAACCTACGGCGCGGAAATCGGCGCCACCTGGCAGCCGCGCTGGGACTTCGAGCTGTTCGGCAACCTCGGCCTGCTGAAAACCGACATCAAGAAGTTCTCGGGCAGCGGCGTGGAAGGGCATGAGCTGGCGCGCGCACCGGCTTACACCGCCAACATGGGTGCTAAATATCAATTCCTGAAAGGATGGGAGCTGAGTAGCAACGTGGCGTTTACCGACTCCTACTATTCGCAATACGACAACGATTCGCGCGGGCGCATCGGCTCCTATTGGACGGCCAACGCCCAGCTGGCTTACACCTTCGACTACGGCCGCGCCACGCTGTATGCGAAAAACCTGTTTGATTCAGACCGCCGCGAGATGGTCAGAAGCAACGACATCTACACGGCGACTCTTCAGCGAGGCCGCTTGGTCGGTGCAGCAGTTGAGCTGAATTTCTAA